One window from the genome of Deltaproteobacteria bacterium encodes:
- a CDS encoding sugar transferase, with product MQRLNQPVASVAVVGEGAAAAALAGTARAAGIEVRAELTPLAALAAPVPPNVEKVLIAKSGLSREMLATLALHYTAAGVAVWLERAELAELQGLLPEEPTGDRPGVVLAAARPLRRWRRVVDIAVAGTVLVVLLPLLLIIAVLVRRSSPGGVFHRAEVVGQDGRPFTWYKFRTMRIGGRDEARRQERFAEFVAGGAAPTKIVEAARITPIGEVLRRHSLDELPQLCSVLKGDMTLFGPRPCLLYEYELLKPWQRARFMVRPGLTGLWQVRGRGKVHADEMAFMDICYALGRTWRTDLRVLWETLLVVIGGRGAA from the coding sequence GTGCAGCGATTGAACCAGCCGGTGGCGTCGGTTGCGGTGGTGGGGGAGGGCGCGGCAGCGGCGGCGTTGGCCGGCACTGCGCGCGCCGCGGGAATCGAGGTGCGCGCCGAGTTGACACCGTTAGCCGCGCTCGCGGCGCCGGTGCCGCCGAACGTCGAGAAGGTGCTCATTGCAAAGAGCGGCCTGAGCCGCGAGATGCTGGCCACACTGGCTTTGCATTACACGGCCGCCGGTGTGGCGGTATGGCTCGAGAGGGCCGAGCTGGCCGAGCTGCAAGGCTTGTTGCCCGAGGAGCCGACCGGCGACCGTCCGGGGGTGGTGCTGGCAGCCGCCCGCCCGTTGCGGAGGTGGCGGCGCGTGGTTGATATCGCCGTGGCCGGTACGGTGCTGGTAGTACTGCTCCCCTTGTTGCTGATCATTGCGGTGCTGGTGCGGCGGTCCTCGCCCGGCGGCGTGTTTCACCGCGCCGAGGTGGTGGGACAAGACGGCCGGCCGTTCACGTGGTACAAGTTCCGCACTATGCGGATTGGCGGGCGGGATGAGGCGCGGCGTCAAGAGCGTTTTGCGGAATTCGTCGCCGGGGGGGCGGCCCCGACGAAGATCGTCGAGGCCGCGCGCATTACGCCGATCGGCGAGGTGCTGCGCCGCCACAGCCTGGATGAACTACCGCAACTATGTTCGGTGCTGAAGGGGGATATGACACTGTTCGGGCCACGCCCGTGCCTTCTGTATGAGTACGAGCTGCTCAAACCCTGGCAGCGTGCCCGCTTCATGGTGCGGCCTGGGCTCACCGGCCTGTGGCAAGTTCGCGGCCGCGGCAAAGTGCACGCCGACGAGATGGCGTTCATGGACATCTGTTACGCCTTGGGGCGAACCTGGCGAACGGACCTGCGCGTGCTATGGGAGACGCTGCTGGTTGTGATCGGCGGGCGGGGAGCGGCGTGA
- a CDS encoding DegT/DnrJ/EryC1/StrS family aminotransferase, translating to MHVPITDLYAQYEELQGEIDAAIARVLRTSRFIGGEEVSGFEAEFAQYCGARFAIGVGNGTDALRLALQALGIGRGDAVLTVPFTFVATVEAIVQVGAQPVFVDISDEDFNIDLVAVERFLHEQTVARNSRRVLKHSGAVLKAIIPVHLYGLPANLAALTRIAGAHGLRLIEDAAQAVGANTVVAGMPRRAGSVGDVAGFSLFPAKNLGAMGDAGVVTTNDAALAEQIRLLADHGQAEKYVHVLPDGGNSRLDALQAAVLRIKLRRLDDWNAARRRWAHRYNERLADLPVRLPRETGGSESVYHQYCVRVPERDLFRSALGARGIVTGVHYPVPVHRQPAFAYLEQLEGSFPVAERCAREVVSLPLWAHMSEAQHDAVVAVVRQVCSD from the coding sequence ATGCACGTTCCGATCACGGATTTGTACGCTCAGTACGAAGAGTTGCAGGGCGAGATTGATGCGGCGATCGCACGAGTGTTGCGCACCTCGCGCTTCATCGGCGGCGAGGAGGTGAGCGGCTTTGAGGCCGAGTTCGCGCAGTACTGCGGCGCGCGCTTCGCCATCGGCGTCGGCAACGGCACCGATGCGCTGCGATTGGCGTTGCAAGCCTTGGGCATCGGCCGCGGCGACGCCGTGCTCACGGTACCGTTCACCTTCGTCGCCACCGTCGAAGCCATCGTTCAGGTCGGGGCGCAACCGGTCTTTGTCGACATCAGTGACGAGGACTTCAACATCGACCTGGTGGCGGTCGAGCGCTTCCTGCACGAGCAGACCGTGGCGCGCAACAGCCGGCGGGTGCTCAAACACAGCGGCGCGGTACTGAAGGCGATCATCCCCGTGCACTTGTATGGCTTGCCGGCCAATCTGGCGGCACTTACGCGCATCGCCGGGGCGCACGGCCTGCGCCTGATCGAAGACGCGGCACAAGCGGTCGGAGCCAACACCGTGGTGGCGGGGATGCCGCGGCGGGCGGGGAGCGTCGGCGATGTGGCCGGGTTCAGCTTGTTCCCGGCCAAGAATCTCGGTGCCATGGGCGATGCCGGAGTGGTGACCACTAACGACGCCGCGTTGGCCGAGCAGATCCGCCTGCTGGCTGATCACGGGCAGGCGGAGAAATACGTGCACGTGCTGCCGGACGGCGGCAACTCCCGACTCGATGCGTTGCAGGCGGCGGTGCTGCGCATCAAGTTGCGCCGCCTCGATGATTGGAATGCCGCCCGGCGCCGCTGGGCGCACCGCTATAACGAACGGCTGGCGGACTTGCCCGTGCGCTTGCCGCGCGAAACTGGGGGCAGCGAGTCGGTCTATCACCAGTACTGCGTCCGCGTGCCGGAGCGTGACCTGTTTCGCTCGGCCCTGGGTGCGCGCGGCATCGTCACCGGTGTGCATTACCCGGTGCCGGTGCACCGGCAGCCAGCCTTTGCCTACCTCGAACAGCTCGAAGGCAGTTTTCCGGTGGCCGAGCGCTGCGCTCGTGAGGTGGTGTCGCTGCCGCTATGGGCGCATATGAGCGAGGCCCAGCACGATGCGGTGGTCGCGGTGGTGCGGCAGGTGTGCAGCGATTGA
- a CDS encoding N-acetyltransferase encodes MGEGTATRRTAARRRRAVLVSAGRGQAPYVHPQALVETRDIGPRTRIWGFSHVQAGARVGADCNIGEQCFVEAGASIGDGVVVKNGVSLWAGVTIEAGVFIGPNVAFTNDPRPRSRVYHEQPAATVVREGASIGANATLLSRIEIGRYAMIGAGAVVTKSVPAFALVLGNPARVRGAVCGCGQTLRFTAGRAACACGRRFRRVRGKVEPAV; translated from the coding sequence ATGGGCGAAGGAACTGCGACCCGACGTACTGCGGCGCGTCGCCGGCGAGCTGTGTTGGTGAGTGCGGGCCGCGGCCAGGCGCCGTACGTGCACCCGCAAGCGCTGGTGGAAACGCGCGACATCGGGCCGCGTACCCGCATCTGGGGTTTTTCCCACGTGCAAGCGGGGGCGCGGGTCGGCGCCGACTGCAATATCGGCGAGCAGTGCTTCGTCGAAGCCGGCGCCAGCATCGGCGACGGCGTGGTGGTGAAGAACGGCGTGTCGCTGTGGGCCGGCGTGACCATCGAGGCGGGCGTCTTCATCGGGCCCAACGTCGCTTTCACCAATGATCCGCGGCCGCGCAGCCGGGTGTATCACGAGCAGCCCGCTGCCACGGTGGTGCGCGAGGGCGCCAGCATCGGCGCTAATGCCACGCTGCTGAGCCGTATCGAGATCGGCCGCTATGCCATGATCGGAGCCGGGGCGGTGGTGACCAAGTCGGTGCCGGCGTTTGCGCTGGTGCTGGGTAACCCGGCGCGCGTCCGGGGCGCGGTCTGTGGCTGCGGACAGACGCTGCGCTTTACTGCCGGCCGCGCCGCCTGCGCTTGTGGCCGGCGCTTCCGGCGTGTCCGGGGTAAAGTCGAGCCGGCGGTGTAA